In the Campylobacter lari genome, CTTTACTAAATTTTATTCCTGGTCTCGTATCTGGCATCACACAATAATCACAATATTTCATCGTTATACTCCTTTCATATATACTATACTATTTTCATCTAAAATACTACCATGTTTTAAATGAGTATTTGACCCTAAAAAACTATGCTGCTTTATCAAACAACCCCCATTAACAACACTAGCTGTACTAATATGACAAAAATTTTCAATTATAACATCATGTTCAACCAATGCCTTTGAATTTATTATACAACCTTTACCTACCTTGACATTTGTATTTACCAAGGCATGATGCATTATTATACTTGCCTCATCAATAAAAGATCTTTTTGACACATGAGCAAGCGGCGAAATAATAGTTGGCAATCTAAAACCTATAGTTTTCAACTTATCATAAATTTGCACTCTTGGCAATGAAGTTTTAATTTGTCCAATACCAATTAAGGCATATTTATATTCTTTAAATAATTTTTTTAAATCATCATCATTCCCAAGCAATGGATAATACGCACTTTCTATACCATTATCCACAAAACCAGCAATTTCAAATTTACCCTCAAGCTCTATAACTTCCATACACGCTCTTGCATGTCCTCCAGCTCCAATAATGATTATTTTTTCTTTCACAAAAATCCTAAATATTATAAATATCACTTTTATATTTTTTTAAATTTAAAGGATTACTAAACCATTCTATAGTTTGACTTAAGCCTTTTTCTATATCATATTGTGGTGAAAAGTTAGTAAGGTTTTTGATCTTGCTATTGTCACACCATAGCCTAAATACTTCACTATTTTCAGGCCTTATGCGTTCATTTTCTGTGATAAATTCTACATTTGATTTCATAAGTTTTTTAATGAGTTCTAAAGTATCTTTTATGCTTATTTCATAATTTGATCCTATATTTACCACTTCACCTATAGCCTTTTGACATTTAGCTAACTCTAAAAACCCTAAACAAGTATCTTTTACATAATTAAAATCTCTAGTAGGACTTACATCTCCAAGCTTTATTTGCTTAGCTCCATTTGCAATTTGAGTGATGATAGTTGGAATCACCGCTCTTGCACTTTGCCTTGGGCCATAGGTATTAAAAGGTCTTGCTATGGTCAGTGGGAGATTGAAAGCATTATAAAAACTCATTGCCATAGCATCAGCACCTATTTTACTTGCTGAATATGGACTTTGTGCTTGCAAAGGATGTTTTTCATCAATAGGCACATACAAAGCCGTACCATAAACCTCACTTGTACTTGTGTGAATAATACGCTTTACATTATTTTCTAATGCACTTTGACAGATATTTAAAGTACCTTTTATATTAACATCTACATAACTATCTGGAGCAACATAAGAAAAAGGTATGGCTATTAAAGCTGCTAAATGAAAGATAATTTCTACATCTTTAGTGATGTTTTTGCAAAAATGTGGATCTCTAATATCTCCACAAACTACTTCAATATCATTTAAACACTCTATATCTTCAAGCCAACCCCAATAATTAAAAGAATTATACTGACTCAAAGCTTTGATTTTATAACCATAAAATAGAGAGGTTTTATCCTTACTTTCTTTATAAAGCATTTCAACTAAATGTGAACCTATAAAACCATCTGCACCTGTGATTAATATATTTTTTTCATAAATTAAATCTCATCTATAAAATTTACTTGATAAATAATGCTTTAATGCTCTAGGTGTTCTTAAGAATCCATAAAAAAGATTTATAAAAGGATTTGCTTCTAAATATATTCTTTTATATCTATTACGCAAATTTTTATTTGGCATTAATCTTGTTTTTATCGAATTTTGGCTTTTAGTTTCGATCTCTAATGTTTTTGAAGGATTTTGCACATCATGAAGTAATATATACTTATTAATACTACTATCTGGACATACTGAAAATATCTTAGCATTGTATACATCTCTTAAAAAATTCAAGATTTCTATATCATAATTTGCATGATGCAAACAACACTCATCAATATTTCTTCCGTCAGCATAACTATATATTTCATCACAAAAATCCATTCCAGCTATATAAATCTCCTTATATCCACAAGCAACGGCACACGCTATGGCGTAAGTACCTGTCAACATCTCAATCCTACTTCCTAAATAACATGCATCAAAATCAACTTTAGCACTTAACTCCTTAAGTTTGTAAAAAAAATTATCATAACCGTTTAAAGCCGATGGAAAAAAAATTTAAAATTTTCTTGAAATATTTTTTCTTTCCTGCTAGCAAAATTATACATTTTACATACTATATTTTCAATCTGATATTCATTATTTTTTACCATTTCATGCGAAGTAAAGTACTCATCAAAGAAAAAATCCACAGTATGAAAAATAGCTTTAATTTTTTTGCCTGTATAATATTTATCTTCCGTATAAAATTGATTACTCCTAAAAACATCATATTCACTTGGTAACCTTGCATAATCAATTTTTTTAAGCTAGGTCCATTTCCAGCAACCAAAACTGCATTCTTCAAAGCACCACCTTTCAGTCTAATTTGCATATTAATATCATATCATACCAAAACAAATATCGCAATAATTATATCCATCCATAGCATTTTAGCACTTTTTATTATCTTTATTTAAAGTAAATTATAATAGAGTTTTACAATTTAAAGCTAAATGTGGCGAGGTAGCATATAGTCTAACCATTTAGTTATTTCTTGATTAAATTCTTTAAAATCTACAAGTAATAAATCATTACAATAATTATAGTAAATCTTCTTTTAAAGCTCTATTAAATCTTTCATTATGAGTATTCATTCTAGGATTTTTTGGGTAAGTATAATAATGAGCGATATTAAGTTCTTTAATTAATATTTATAGTCTTTTTTTAAATTCGCAGCCATTATCTGTAAGTATGAAAATTCTTTTATGAATATTATTAATCTCCAAAGATAACAATAAAACTTTTAAATATATACTAGTATATTTTGTTTTTTAGAAGGTAAAACCACAACATAAGCAATTCTTGTATCTAAATCTATACATAGTGAGCAATATCTTCCTATTTTTGTTATTGACATATCCTATAATATCCATTGCTCAAATCTTCATATGAGTTGTTTTAAAATTTTTTGTTTTTCTGTAATAGTTAACTCTTGTAGATATTATTATAATTTATCTTTAGAAATGATTCTTGCCATAGTAGAAACACTAGAAAATTTTGACTTTATTTCTTTAAAAAAGTTTTAATAAATAACATAACCTTTCCTTACCTAAATTTTGATAAATACTCCTAAGTTAG is a window encoding:
- a CDS encoding PglD-related sugar-binding protein, which codes for MKEKIIIIGAGGHARACMEVIELEGKFEIAGFVDNGIESAYYPLLGNDDDLKKLFKEYKYALIGIGQIKTSLPRVQIYDKLKTIGFRLPTIISPLAHVSKRSFIDEASIIMHHALVNTNVKVGKGCIINSKALVEHDVIIENFCHISTASVVNGGCLIKQHSFLGSNTHLKHGSILDENSIVYMKGV
- a CDS encoding NAD-dependent 4,6-dehydratase LegB, which gives rise to MYEKNILITGADGFIGSHLVEMLYKESKDKTSLFYGYKIKALSQYNSFNYWGWLEDIECLNDIEVVCGDIRDPHFCKNITKDVEIIFHLAALIAIPFSYVAPDSYVDVNIKGTLNICQSALENNVKRIIHTSTSEVYGTALYVPIDEKHPLQAQSPYSASKIGADAMAMSFYNAFNLPLTIARPFNTYGPRQSARAVIPTIITQIANGAKQIKLGDVSPTRDFNYVKDTCLGFLELAKCQKAIGEVVNIGSNYEISIKDTLELIKKLMKSNVEFITENERIRPENSEVFRLWCDNSKIKNLTNFSPQYDIEKGLSQTIEWFSNPLNLKKYKSDIYNI